In Xenorhabdus griffiniae, the genomic window GCCAAGTGACCTTGTCTATTGTTGTCCTGAATGCATCAGCCAAGGGATTGAGCATAGGTGATAACATGAATTCCATCGCACCAATGAAAAATAAAATAAGTGAAAATATCAGTAGTATCGTAGATAAAACAGCACGTGGCGGCATATTTAAGTCTCCTTAGATATATACCAATCGCTTTTCAAGATGCGTTTTATATCTCCCCGCTTCGCGGGGAGATATAAACAAGACATTGATTTGTAAGCTACAATTTGAAGTAAGAAAAATAAAGGGGGAATCAGTACGATGATATTAAGTAAGATACTAAGGATTATTAAATATGGCAATTGATCGACTCTACCAAGACAGTCACTTAGCTCAATTTTATGATTTCGATAACGAATTGGTATCAGGTTATGACTATTATGTCGGACTTGCTAAAGATGCACATGCTATTTTAGATCTGGGTTGTGGCACTGGAACGCTCACGAATAAAATTGCCTTCACTTATCCCGATAAAGTGGTATTTGGTTGTGATATTGCCAGCGCCATGTTGGATATCGCGAAATCAAAATCAGCAGGATCACGAGTTACTTGGATACAATCTGATGCTAAACAGTTGGCGTTATTTCAGAAATTCGACTTAATCATTTTATCCGGCCACGTTTTTCAAGTGTTCTTAACCCATCAAGATCGCGTTACCGTGCTTAAACGGATTTATGAACACTTGGCAGAAGGGGGACAATGTATCTTTGACAGCCGTAATCCTTTAGCAAAAGAGTGGTTGACTTGGACAAAAGCTGATTCTAAACGTGAGTTTATTCATCCAACATTTGGCTCTGTCTTGGCATGGAATGATTTTCGAGTTCACAATACGACGATTACTTACGGCACTTACTATCAAATTCTAAACAACAAGCAGGAATACCAGGCATTTTCAGCAATTACATTTGCCAGTTTTGCTGAGATCCAGCAAGCACTAGCTGACGCGAATTTAATTGCGACAAATGTATTCGGTAACTGGCAAGGAGAAACTTATCATGATCAGTCAGAAGAAATGATTTTTATCGTACGAAAGAATAAATGAGACTATACGCATTAAACTTCAGGTTGCAATTTCTGATCCTGAAACTTGATTTCTTCCCGCTTCGCGGGAAAAAATCACACGCATCTTAAAGTTAGATTGGTATA contains:
- a CDS encoding class I SAM-dependent methyltransferase → MAIDRLYQDSHLAQFYDFDNELVSGYDYYVGLAKDAHAILDLGCGTGTLTNKIAFTYPDKVVFGCDIASAMLDIAKSKSAGSRVTWIQSDAKQLALFQKFDLIILSGHVFQVFLTHQDRVTVLKRIYEHLAEGGQCIFDSRNPLAKEWLTWTKADSKREFIHPTFGSVLAWNDFRVHNTTITYGTYYQILNNKQEYQAFSAITFASFAEIQQALADANLIATNVFGNWQGETYHDQSEEMIFIVRKNK